One part of the uncultured Bacteroides sp. genome encodes these proteins:
- a CDS encoding glycoside hydrolase family 18: protein MKIKLLSLMILITSAFIATGCDTDTEALEIQKLKTYDDQYYENLRAYKKSDHCLSFGWYAAYAPLEGVKGYKDPASWGERIAGLPDSLDICSLWMGIPGNDSTKTNYAPVAYADMIFVRKVKGTRFVAPTIVRMNHKITLKDGTEYDLSQNHNDEGIKVFGQYLVDQVLDADIDGVDLDYEPEGDWMQGENFTKLVAYIGQYFGLQGKYPEKLLCVDFYGQYPPAETDPYVNYYIRQSYSASSAGVLQSQFSGISWSSSTKFIVTETFGDNYANGGVAFTEVDGNNKTIDGSQMYSLEGMARWNPTQGKKAGFGAFYFDRDYFSKTGIPYYNMRRCIQIANPAIH, encoded by the coding sequence ATGAAAATAAAATTATTGAGTTTAATGATTCTCATTACATCTGCATTTATTGCAACAGGTTGTGATACAGATACAGAAGCATTGGAGATTCAAAAGCTTAAAACATATGATGATCAGTATTATGAAAATCTGAGAGCTTACAAAAAAAGTGATCACTGTCTTTCTTTCGGATGGTATGCAGCTTATGCACCACTAGAAGGTGTAAAAGGATATAAAGATCCAGCATCATGGGGAGAAAGAATTGCCGGGCTGCCTGATAGTCTTGACATTTGTTCATTATGGATGGGAATTCCAGGGAATGATTCAACAAAAACCAATTATGCCCCTGTTGCTTATGCTGATATGATTTTTGTGCGTAAGGTAAAAGGTACCCGCTTTGTAGCTCCTACAATCGTGCGGATGAATCATAAAATTACATTAAAGGATGGAACAGAGTACGACTTGTCCCAGAATCATAACGATGAAGGTATTAAAGTCTTTGGACAATATCTTGTTGATCAGGTTCTTGATGCAGATATTGATGGTGTAGACCTTGATTACGAGCCTGAAGGCGATTGGATGCAGGGGGAGAATTTTACGAAACTGGTAGCCTATATTGGCCAGTACTTCGGATTGCAAGGTAAATATCCAGAAAAGTTACTTTGTGTTGATTTCTATGGACAGTATCCGCCTGCAGAAACAGATCCTTATGTGAATTACTACATTCGTCAGTCATATTCTGCCAGTTCTGCTGGAGTGTTGCAAAGTCAGTTCAGTGGAATTAGCTGGTCTTCATCTACTAAATTTATTGTAACAGAAACATTTGGTGATAATTATGCCAACGGAGGGGTTGCATTTACTGAAGTAGACGGTAATAATAAAACAATTGATGGCAGTCAGATGTATTCTTTAGAAGGAATGGCTAGGTGGAATCCTACTCAGGGCAAAAAAGCTGGTTTTGGAGCATTCTATTTTGATCGCGACTATTTCTCTAAAACAGGTATTCCATACTATAATATGAGACGCTGCATTCAGATTGCCAATCCGGCAATACATTAA